A single region of the Vagococcus teuberi genome encodes:
- a CDS encoding C69 family dipeptidase, whose product MCTTVVVGKKASRTGSTLIARNCDSEEPIQPVRFITVAEDAHVSGTYKSNMTKFTEKYPNKSLKYTMVPFLDESKLGIFGEAGINSKNVAMSSTESIFSNTDVLAIDPLTPAGLGEDSLLNMVLPYIESARDGVTYLGQLIKEHGSHEGNGVIFSDKDEVWYMEIPCGHHWVAQRVPDDCCAVIANQSIIEEINFNDPENFMYSEGIREFVDEYQLNPDYEGFNFRHIFGTSTKEDRQYNTARVWYGQNYLGHKVEDPRSSDMPFVFKPNRLLTVEDVAAVLSSHFDETIYDPFNPESDVDRNVFRPISMNRTAESHILEIRNNVPEEIAAIIWLNSAPTAFNPYVPFFANSLDTPKSYRDTTDSYDIKQAYWMYRTLAVLVERDYNKLSSVNFDYLTAAKTLAKHLVLETDKAVKDGNIKNIEEFLTEQNNKNIDQMNELAMTHIGELVKKGLGLSKLTFDITKDV is encoded by the coding sequence ATGTGTACAACCGTTGTTGTCGGAAAAAAAGCCTCTAGAACAGGATCAACTTTGATTGCTAGAAACTGTGACTCTGAAGAACCTATCCAACCCGTTCGTTTTATTACCGTTGCTGAAGATGCTCATGTGAGTGGTACTTATAAAAGTAATATGACGAAATTTACTGAAAAATACCCAAACAAATCATTGAAATATACAATGGTGCCATTTTTGGATGAAAGTAAACTTGGTATTTTTGGTGAAGCTGGAATTAACTCAAAAAATGTGGCCATGAGTTCAACAGAAAGTATTTTCTCAAATACAGATGTTCTAGCCATTGACCCATTAACTCCAGCAGGTTTAGGTGAAGATTCATTACTTAATATGGTCTTACCATATATTGAATCAGCAAGAGATGGTGTGACTTATTTAGGTCAACTGATTAAAGAACATGGTTCTCATGAAGGAAATGGTGTCATTTTTAGTGATAAAGATGAAGTATGGTATATGGAAATTCCATGTGGTCATCATTGGGTTGCTCAACGCGTGCCAGATGATTGCTGTGCTGTGATTGCCAACCAATCAATCATTGAAGAAATTAATTTTAACGACCCAGAAAACTTTATGTATTCTGAAGGAATTCGTGAATTTGTTGATGAGTATCAATTAAACCCAGATTATGAAGGATTTAATTTCCGCCATATTTTTGGAACAAGTACAAAAGAAGACAGACAATATAATACTGCCCGTGTGTGGTATGGTCAAAACTATTTAGGTCATAAAGTAGAAGATCCTAGAAGTAGCGATATGCCATTTGTCTTTAAACCAAATCGTTTACTGACAGTTGAAGATGTGGCTGCTGTACTAAGTTCACACTTTGATGAAACAATCTATGATCCATTTAATCCTGAGAGTGATGTCGATCGCAATGTATTTAGACCAATCTCTATGAACCGTACGGCTGAATCTCATATTTTAGAAATCAGAAACAACGTACCTGAAGAAATCGCTGCCATCATTTGGTTAAATAGTGCACCAACTGCCTTTAATCCGTATGTGCCATTCTTCGCTAATAGTTTAGATACACCAAAAAGCTACCGTGATACAACCGATAGCTATGATATTAAACAAGCCTATTGGATGTATCGCACATTAGCTGTATTAGTGGAACGTGATTACAACAAATTATCTTCTGTAAATTTTGACTATTTAACAGCTGCCAAAACATTAGCAAAACATCTTGTCTTAGAAACAGATAAAGCTGTTAAAGATGGCAATATTAAAAATATCGAAGAGTTCTTAACGGAACAAAATAATAAAAATATTGACCAAATGAACGAATTAGCGATGACTCATATCGGCGAATTGGTTAAGAAAGGGCTAGGCTTATCTAAACTCACCTTTGATATAACCAAAGATGTATAA
- a CDS encoding BCCT family transporter, giving the protein MLKKYKVYIISIVVCLFFTIWGVTPQSVLGKFSLNEVTMVAQRFISNEFGWLYTLLMLSFIILCVFLMFSKYGDIKLGKESDIPQFSYVSWIAMLFSAGMGIGLIFWGVSEPIMHLYEPAVESDNLIQSARLSMNYTFFHWGLQPWSLYAFLGLIIAYNTFRHDRPALISESVIYLFKEKHRPKVTTVTNIIAIIATVFGVATSLGLGAQQISGGLNYLFKGIPNTFYVQFIVIIIVTILYLTSAMTGLDKGVKILSNTNVVFVCLLMFAVLFIGPTSFLLDLFVQSVGNYIQELPVLSFHMSIFDESGREWINSWTLFYWSWWISWSPYVSTFIARISKGRTIKEFIGGVLIIPTIFAFLWFTIFGGSAIWQEMFNNIEIFSVIQEKGVEIGLFSMLENYGSFGKLLTGLAMLLVSSFFITSADSATYVLGMFSSEGELVPTKRVKVSWGIVQSSIAIILLYAGGLETLQAVSVLSSFPFIFIIILMMVQFFKTISKDYRISE; this is encoded by the coding sequence ATGTTGAAAAAATATAAAGTATACATCATTTCAATCGTTGTTTGTTTATTTTTTACTATATGGGGAGTAACACCACAATCTGTGTTGGGAAAATTTTCATTAAATGAAGTAACTATGGTAGCACAAAGATTTATATCAAATGAATTTGGCTGGTTATACACATTACTGATGCTATCTTTTATAATTTTATGTGTATTTCTAATGTTTTCAAAATATGGAGATATTAAATTAGGAAAAGAAAGCGATATTCCTCAATTTAGTTATGTATCATGGATTGCTATGCTTTTTAGTGCCGGAATGGGTATAGGGCTTATTTTTTGGGGAGTATCTGAGCCAATTATGCATTTATATGAGCCTGCCGTGGAGTCTGACAACTTAATTCAAAGTGCTCGTTTATCCATGAATTATACGTTTTTTCATTGGGGATTACAACCATGGTCACTTTATGCTTTTTTAGGATTAATTATTGCCTATAATACATTTAGACATGATCGACCAGCATTAATAAGTGAGAGTGTTATCTACTTGTTTAAAGAAAAACATCGGCCAAAAGTCACTACAGTTACCAATATAATTGCTATAATTGCTACAGTTTTTGGGGTAGCAACGTCACTTGGATTAGGTGCTCAACAAATATCAGGTGGATTAAATTATCTTTTTAAAGGTATACCAAATACTTTTTATGTGCAATTTATCGTAATCATAATTGTAACTATTCTATATTTAACAAGTGCTATGACAGGGCTAGATAAAGGTGTGAAAATTCTAAGTAATACTAATGTTGTCTTTGTTTGTTTATTAATGTTTGCAGTTTTATTTATTGGTCCAACATCGTTTTTACTTGATCTATTCGTTCAGAGCGTTGGAAATTACATTCAAGAATTGCCTGTATTAAGTTTTCATATGTCTATTTTTGATGAAAGTGGCCGTGAATGGATAAATAGTTGGACTTTATTTTATTGGTCATGGTGGATTTCATGGTCACCTTATGTATCCACGTTTATCGCACGCATTTCTAAAGGTAGAACAATAAAAGAGTTTATAGGTGGTGTTTTAATTATTCCAACAATTTTTGCTTTTTTATGGTTCACAATTTTTGGTGGGTCAGCTATTTGGCAAGAAATGTTTAATAATATTGAGATTTTTAGTGTTATACAAGAAAAAGGTGTTGAAATTGGTCTGTTTTCCATGTTAGAAAATTATGGTAGTTTTGGAAAACTTTTAACTGGTTTAGCAATGTTATTAGTATCATCATTCTTTATAACTTCAGCTGATTCAGCAACATATGTTCTAGGAATGTTCAGTTCAGAAGGAGAGCTAGTTCCAACAAAACGAGTTAAAGTATCGTGGGGGATAGTTCAGTCTTCTATAGCGATTATCTTATTGTATGCTGGTGGTCTTGAAACATTACAGGCTGTATCAGTGCTATCTTCGTTTCCATTTATCTTTATTATTATTCTTATGATGGTTCAGTTCTTTAAAACTATATCAAAGGATTATCGAATCTCAGAGTAA
- a CDS encoding amino acid permease, translating to MENKSGSKASTASSVEPVATNAQGNNTASKKGTLSKITLATFIGLTFSLVAGPYYSTLTATGWNMFLFMGIAVIGFALPIALMSGEFGTTFPGQGGPELWVKNTLGPKWGFVTSWLIWAAMFPSMVVVGTGFAPMVALLLKKESLIENSMFTLVVILGLVWCMTLLNLKFDMAKVNGKFGIWLGLYIPVVMLFILGVFTFVKIGLNPDSILGTFSWSKLVPKSFTSGSGMYFSGIIFIFLGIEMSSVFITRLKKPSQQYAKGVITSLILLALFSLINSFLVANVIPAGKIQLNNGAQPLQLFADRLGLPYFVVQIFCLLSIVSVLTNMSTWFISAQKTITASAREGDFPEKFKFWKTNKFNSSNTLLFVQAIAITILSGAYVVIPGINKVFVIITNSGTMIYCLAYTLMALGFIAMRRKSPDTEHPFRVGKKGNGLGFFFAGLLMVTIVFALTLTFMSNTIENLIFVLIFVGILFSIPLIIYNKKKDSWLTDVQKEMAKDSTQTTNK from the coding sequence ATGGAAAACAAAAGTGGTAGTAAGGCATCTACTGCTTCAAGTGTTGAACCGGTAGCAACTAATGCACAAGGAAATAACACTGCAAGTAAAAAAGGTACTTTATCAAAAATAACATTAGCAACATTTATTGGGTTAACATTCTCTCTTGTAGCAGGTCCATATTATTCAACACTGACAGCAACAGGCTGGAACATGTTTTTATTCATGGGTATTGCTGTGATTGGGTTTGCTTTACCAATTGCTTTAATGTCTGGAGAGTTTGGGACCACATTTCCTGGTCAAGGGGGTCCAGAGCTCTGGGTTAAAAACACCCTGGGACCTAAGTGGGGATTTGTAACATCTTGGCTCATTTGGGCAGCGATGTTTCCTTCCATGGTTGTAGTAGGAACTGGTTTTGCACCAATGGTTGCGTTATTACTGAAAAAAGAAAGTTTAATCGAGAATTCGATGTTTACATTGGTAGTTATTTTAGGATTAGTTTGGTGTATGACACTGTTGAATTTAAAATTCGACATGGCAAAAGTAAATGGTAAATTCGGTATTTGGTTAGGTTTGTATATTCCTGTTGTGATGCTATTTATACTTGGTGTATTTACCTTTGTAAAAATTGGTTTAAACCCAGATAGTATATTAGGAACCTTTTCATGGTCAAAATTAGTTCCTAAATCTTTCACAAGTGGTTCTGGAATGTACTTTAGTGGGATTATCTTTATCTTCTTAGGAATAGAGATGTCTTCTGTGTTTATTACTCGTCTGAAAAAACCATCTCAACAATATGCTAAAGGTGTTATTACATCCCTTATCTTATTAGCATTGTTCTCATTGATAAACTCATTTTTAGTAGCAAATGTTATCCCAGCAGGTAAAATCCAATTAAACAATGGGGCTCAGCCATTACAATTGTTTGCTGATCGTTTAGGTTTACCATATTTTGTTGTTCAAATTTTCTGCTTACTTTCTATTGTGAGTGTATTGACTAATATGTCCACATGGTTTATCAGTGCTCAAAAAACAATCACTGCAAGTGCTAGGGAAGGGGACTTCCCAGAAAAATTCAAATTCTGGAAAACAAATAAATTTAACTCATCAAATACCTTACTATTTGTTCAAGCGATTGCGATTACTATTTTGTCAGGAGCATACGTTGTCATCCCTGGAATTAACAAAGTATTCGTTATTATCACAAATAGTGGCACAATGATCTATTGTCTAGCTTATACATTAATGGCTTTGGGATTTATTGCGATGAGAAGAAAATCGCCCGATACAGAACATCCTTTCCGTGTAGGTAAAAAAGGGAATGGTCTTGGATTCTTTTTTGCAGGTTTATTGATGGTAACTATCGTGTTTGCTTTAACGTTAACCTTTATGAGTAATACGATTGAAAACTTAATCTTTGTTTTAATCTTTGTTGGTATTCTATTTAGTATCCCGTTAATCATCTATAACAAGAAAAAAGATAGCTGGTTAACTGACGTACAAAAAGAGATGGCAAAAGATAGTACCCAGACAACAAATAAATAA
- a CDS encoding VanZ family protein, giving the protein MPSYAVPLSTAIICFAVISFIGTAPWTIYQYRKYGYFNFWRNLVFFSFIYYCLTAFFLVSLPLPKNRHDIEFKHHVYIQLKPFNFLKDFTTIPGFEANNPRTYIKLVKSFTFLQVLFNIMLLLPLGVYLRFFFKKAKKWYIALPIIFSTTLFFEVSQLTALFGYYEYPYRLFDVDDLMMNTLGGMIGFFVAPILLFFVPSRDQLHKQDDSYTSDHIASYGSQLVEVLLTLAVSQMIGSLLSTFIFRESDMYSIKLVISFLFMVVLPFMMKGTTVGGKIIKLTIRLPEKKPITSLIYRFILIFTPSLVSRLGQSIYDFYSENIYMILFQLLYSLIVYFVGEFFIYYYKRLD; this is encoded by the coding sequence ATGCCATCATACGCTGTTCCCTTATCAACGGCAATTATCTGTTTTGCTGTAATATCATTTATTGGGACTGCTCCGTGGACGATTTATCAATACCGAAAATATGGTTATTTTAACTTTTGGCGTAACCTAGTATTTTTTAGTTTTATCTATTATTGTTTGACCGCTTTTTTTCTAGTAAGCTTACCGCTACCTAAAAATCGACACGATATAGAATTTAAGCATCATGTATATATTCAGTTAAAACCATTTAATTTTTTAAAGGATTTTACAACCATACCTGGATTTGAAGCAAACAATCCTAGGACATATATCAAGTTAGTGAAGTCTTTTACTTTTTTACAAGTGTTATTTAATATCATGTTACTATTGCCTTTAGGGGTATATTTACGTTTCTTTTTTAAGAAAGCGAAAAAATGGTACATCGCATTACCAATTATATTTAGTACGACACTATTTTTTGAGGTATCACAGTTAACGGCTTTATTTGGATACTATGAGTACCCATATCGTTTATTTGATGTGGATGATTTGATGATGAATACTTTAGGAGGAATGATTGGCTTTTTTGTTGCGCCAATATTATTATTCTTTGTTCCGAGTCGAGATCAACTACATAAACAAGATGATAGTTACACATCCGATCATATTGCATCATATGGGTCTCAACTAGTTGAAGTCCTCCTAACATTGGCTGTTTCTCAAATGATTGGCTCGCTGTTATCAACGTTTATTTTTCGAGAAAGTGACATGTATTCAATAAAATTAGTGATAAGTTTTCTTTTCATGGTAGTTCTGCCTTTTATGATGAAAGGGACAACTGTAGGAGGGAAAATAATCAAACTCACAATACGCTTGCCAGAAAAGAAACCCATCACGTCGCTTATCTATCGTTTTATTCTTATTTTTACTCCGTCACTTGTCAGTCGTTTGGGGCAAAGTATTTATGATTTTTATTCAGAAAATATCTATATGATTCTATTCCAACTATTGTATTCACTGATCGTATATTTTGTGGGCGAGTTTTTTATTTATTATTATAAGAGATTGGATTAA
- a CDS encoding APC family permease has translation MSAKTATPNKKLTFTSIYFLGINAIVGSGAFLLPQQIYKNIGVMSILVLLTAALTVSMVALCYADLSSRFSGSGAAWLYSYNAFGRFTGFQIGLFSWFLGCLTFTAESVALHRTLKSMYPVLDNPIAKYAFPIGMIVLLSIINLFGTSIVKKINSVSSIIKIATLVFFLVVGVFFIKTAYFTPIVPESVKTTGSFFGHFGQAFSVVFYMFTGFSFIPVAAGQMNNPEKNIPKALIAVMSSVTIIYVLVQAIAIGILGPNIAKFDIPIAQALNASIGHWAYVLIVIGMIISIFGVAFAVSFNTPVLAASLSTEHNLLPSAFGKRNKNDAPYIAVIITMIISIFLVSFSYIFLVAAIVLASFIQYVPSILAVIKFKHTKQFPNNGFSLKGGDTIPIIALIISMYLLTNFRLDVLLLIVGVFVVGLIMYYTSIKNKPDSPSAPQAPKGKVAQATTKLADKVATTTQSAPTHVSTK, from the coding sequence ATGAGTGCGAAAACAGCAACACCTAATAAAAAGTTGACGTTTACGTCAATTTATTTTTTGGGTATCAATGCAATTGTCGGATCAGGAGCGTTTTTATTACCGCAACAGATTTATAAAAATATTGGGGTAATGAGTATTCTGGTTTTGCTTACTGCAGCATTAACAGTAAGTATGGTTGCATTGTGTTATGCGGATTTATCAAGTCGATTTTCAGGATCAGGAGCAGCATGGCTTTATTCGTATAACGCATTTGGTAGATTTACTGGGTTTCAAATTGGATTATTTTCGTGGTTTTTAGGATGTCTGACATTTACAGCAGAATCTGTTGCCTTACATCGAACATTAAAAAGCATGTATCCCGTGTTAGATAATCCAATTGCAAAATATGCTTTTCCAATTGGTATGATAGTTCTATTAAGTATTATCAATCTGTTTGGTACAAGTATAGTTAAAAAAATCAACAGCGTGTCTTCAATTATTAAAATTGCTACTTTGGTATTTTTCCTTGTCGTCGGTGTGTTCTTTATTAAAACAGCATATTTTACCCCTATTGTTCCTGAAAGTGTTAAAACAACAGGTAGCTTCTTTGGTCACTTTGGTCAAGCATTTAGTGTCGTATTTTACATGTTCACTGGATTTTCATTTATCCCAGTAGCAGCTGGACAAATGAACAACCCAGAAAAAAATATTCCAAAAGCATTAATCGCCGTTATGTCTAGTGTGACTATTATTTATGTGTTAGTACAAGCAATAGCGATTGGTATCTTAGGACCAAATATTGCAAAATTTGATATTCCTATTGCTCAAGCACTAAACGCTTCTATTGGTCATTGGGCATATGTACTGATTGTCATTGGTATGATTATTTCAATTTTTGGTGTGGCTTTTGCCGTATCATTTAACACACCAGTTTTAGCTGCATCTTTATCAACAGAACATAACCTTTTACCCTCAGCTTTTGGTAAAAGAAATAAAAATGATGCACCTTATATTGCGGTCATTATTACGATGATTATCAGTATTTTCTTAGTGTCATTTAGTTATATTTTCTTAGTAGCGGCCATTGTTTTAGCATCATTTATCCAATATGTTCCATCAATTTTAGCCGTGATTAAATTTAAACATACAAAACAATTTCCAAATAACGGTTTCTCTTTAAAGGGAGGAGATACTATTCCAATTATTGCGTTGATTATCTCAATGTATTTATTAACTAACTTTAGATTAGATGTTTTATTACTAATCGTCGGTGTGTTTGTTGTTGGATTGATCATGTATTACACAAGTATCAAAAATAAACCAGATTCACCATCAGCACCACAAGCACCAAAAGGTAAAGTCGCTCAAGCAACCACAAAATTAGCTGACAAAGTCGCAACGACTACTCAAAGTGCACCAACACATGTTTCAACAAAATAA
- a CDS encoding C1 family peptidase, whose product MTNELTFDQINNMQELFAGDRANEIAQTAATTNGIFKASENIRAIDDANFNFSIDIDSHKVTNQNQSGRCWMFACLNVIRFQLEKQYNIENFELSQNYLFFYDKLEKANYFYQNILNTANEPISSRDVQFLINSPQQDGGDWNLIISLVEKYGVVPIYEMNDSSCSITSAELNTMLNRKLRRDAVELRQLVKDDATEATIKDYIEKSLSEVYRLLSIALGTPPKTIDFTFRDKDKKYTSYQGLTPQQLYTDYIDIDVTDYVGLINVPAENMPFGKVYEVALSGNMVGGTPNRYLNIKMDELKQSTIKQLKAGEPVWFGCDVLKHFDRQKGIMSHDLYKFEELFNMDFSMTKGDRFNYKESLPTHAMVIGGVNLVGDMPTKWKVENSWGEKIGDQGYCVMDDKWMDEFVFEVVVKKDYLTEDLKQALVTEPVELPFWNPMNPIA is encoded by the coding sequence ATGACAAACGAATTAACTTTTGATCAAATTAATAACATGCAAGAACTTTTTGCAGGTGACAGAGCAAATGAAATCGCCCAAACAGCTGCCACAACAAACGGTATTTTTAAAGCGTCTGAAAATATTCGTGCAATTGATGATGCGAACTTTAACTTTTCGATTGATATTGATTCACATAAAGTAACAAACCAAAATCAAAGTGGTCGTTGCTGGATGTTTGCTTGTTTAAACGTCATTCGTTTCCAATTAGAAAAACAATATAATATTGAAAATTTTGAATTATCACAAAACTATTTATTTTTCTATGACAAATTAGAAAAAGCGAATTACTTCTACCAAAATATTCTTAATACAGCAAACGAGCCTATTTCTAGTCGCGACGTTCAATTTTTAATCAACTCACCACAACAAGATGGTGGCGATTGGAACTTAATCATCTCATTAGTAGAAAAATATGGGGTCGTACCAATTTATGAAATGAATGACTCAAGCTGTAGTATCACATCAGCTGAATTAAATACGATGTTAAATCGTAAATTAAGACGTGATGCTGTTGAGTTAAGACAACTTGTTAAAGATGACGCGACAGAAGCTACTATTAAAGATTACATCGAAAAAAGTCTATCTGAAGTTTACAGACTACTATCAATTGCTTTAGGGACTCCACCAAAAACAATTGACTTTACATTCAGAGACAAAGACAAAAAATACACTTCTTATCAAGGGCTAACACCACAACAACTTTACACTGACTACATTGATATTGATGTAACGGACTATGTTGGATTAATCAACGTTCCAGCTGAAAACATGCCTTTTGGTAAAGTTTACGAAGTGGCGTTATCAGGAAACATGGTAGGCGGTACACCAAACCGTTATCTAAACATTAAAATGGATGAGTTAAAACAATCCACAATTAAACAATTAAAAGCTGGTGAACCAGTTTGGTTTGGTTGTGATGTGTTAAAACATTTTGACCGTCAAAAAGGAATCATGTCTCATGATTTATATAAATTTGAAGAGTTATTCAACATGGACTTTTCAATGACAAAAGGCGATCGTTTCAACTACAAAGAAAGCTTACCAACACATGCTATGGTAATTGGTGGCGTAAATCTTGTAGGTGATATGCCAACTAAATGGAAAGTAGAAAATAGTTGGGGAGAAAAAATCGGTGACCAAGGTTACTGCGTGATGGATGACAAATGGATGGATGAATTTGTCTTTGAAGTCGTTGTGAAAAAAGACTATCTAACAGAAGACTTAAAACAAGCCTTAGTAACAGAACCAGTGGAATTGCCGTTTTGGAACCCTATGAACCCAATCGCTTAA
- a CDS encoding Nramp family divalent metal transporter — MSEPHNNHESHKLIAHTNGRSLEEINGSVEVPVGKGFWRTLLAYSGPGALVAVGYMDPGNWSTSITGGQNFQYLLMSVILMSSLVAMLLQYMAAKLGIVTQMDLAQAIRARTSKKLGIVLWILTELAIMATDIAEVIGAAIALYLLFGIPLLYAVLITVFDVLLLLLLTKIGFRKIEALVVCLIFVILFVFIYQIALSNPSWGAVFEGLIPTKDTFADSPRIGGQTPLTGALGIIGATVMPHNLYLHSAVSQTRKIDHSDENHVAEAVRFSTWDSNIQLTMAFFVNALLLIMGVAVFKSGTVKDPSFFGLYEALSDPNTLSNGLLVSVAKSGILSTLFAVALLASGQNSTITGTLTGQVIMEGFIHMKLPTWLRRLVTRLISVIPVIICVMMTSKKGTLEEHEALNNLMNNSQVFLAFALPFSMIPLLMMTNSEAEMGHRFKNNGIVKFFGWMSVIALTYLNLSGLPSQMEAFFGDTPSQTELTTAHSIAYVLIVGVLLLLAWTIWDLYKGNKRIMEASQNTP; from the coding sequence ATGAGTGAACCTCATAATAATCATGAATCTCACAAACTAATCGCCCATACAAACGGACGCTCTTTAGAAGAAATAAATGGATCAGTTGAGGTGCCTGTAGGAAAAGGATTTTGGCGAACATTACTCGCTTATTCAGGACCTGGGGCGTTAGTTGCTGTTGGGTATATGGATCCAGGTAATTGGTCAACATCCATTACAGGTGGACAAAATTTTCAGTATCTATTGATGTCTGTCATTTTGATGTCTAGTTTAGTTGCTATGCTCTTGCAATACATGGCTGCTAAGTTAGGGATTGTCACCCAAATGGATTTAGCCCAAGCGATTCGTGCTAGAACAAGTAAAAAGCTGGGGATTGTCTTATGGATTTTAACTGAGTTAGCCATTATGGCCACTGATATTGCTGAAGTTATTGGAGCTGCAATTGCCTTGTATTTACTGTTTGGTATTCCACTGCTCTATGCCGTACTTATTACTGTATTTGATGTTTTGCTATTACTACTTTTAACAAAAATCGGTTTTAGAAAAATTGAAGCGTTAGTTGTCTGCCTAATTTTTGTCATTCTTTTTGTCTTTATTTATCAAATTGCCTTATCCAATCCATCATGGGGAGCTGTTTTTGAAGGCTTAATTCCTACTAAGGACACCTTTGCTGACTCACCAAGAATCGGAGGACAAACACCTTTAACTGGTGCACTAGGAATTATTGGGGCAACGGTTATGCCACATAATTTATATCTGCATTCAGCGGTATCTCAAACAAGAAAAATTGACCATTCTGATGAAAACCATGTAGCTGAAGCGGTTCGTTTTTCGACTTGGGATTCAAATATTCAATTGACTATGGCGTTTTTCGTTAATGCCTTATTGTTAATTATGGGAGTAGCCGTTTTTAAATCCGGCACTGTCAAAGACCCGTCATTCTTTGGTTTATATGAAGCTTTGTCAGACCCTAATACTTTAAGCAATGGGCTTCTTGTATCAGTGGCAAAATCAGGTATCTTATCCACTCTCTTTGCTGTCGCACTTTTAGCATCAGGACAAAACTCAACTATTACCGGAACGTTAACTGGACAAGTTATCATGGAAGGGTTTATTCATATGAAGCTTCCAACTTGGTTAAGACGTCTAGTGACACGTTTAATTTCAGTCATTCCTGTTATTATCTGTGTCATGATGACAAGTAAAAAAGGGACATTAGAAGAACACGAAGCCCTTAACAATTTAATGAATAACTCACAAGTATTCTTAGCTTTCGCCTTACCTTTTTCAATGATTCCACTCCTTATGATGACAAACAGTGAAGCTGAAATGGGACATCGCTTTAAAAATAATGGGATCGTAAAATTTTTTGGGTGGATGTCAGTTATTGCCTTAACTTACCTCAACTTATCTGGACTACCCAGTCAGATGGAAGCTTTTTTTGGTGACACGCCAAGTCAAACAGAACTAACCACCGCACACAGCATTGCCTATGTGCTCATTGTTGGAGTGCTACTTCTTTTAGCTTGGACCATATGGGATTTGTATAAAGGAAACAAGCGAATCATGGAAGCATCGCAAAATACACCATAA
- a CDS encoding PTS lactose/cellobiose transporter subunit IIA — protein sequence MMDEKNLQMIMGLIMHSGDAKSYAMEAIQAAKTNDFAAAEVSLNEAKESLIKAHQSQTEMLTKEAQGDPIEVTLLTVHSQDHLMTSISFTDLAKEMVDLYKVINGR from the coding sequence GTGATGGATGAGAAAAACCTGCAAATGATTATGGGACTCATTATGCATAGTGGAGATGCTAAAAGTTATGCGATGGAAGCAATTCAGGCAGCAAAGACAAACGATTTTGCTGCAGCAGAAGTAAGTTTAAATGAGGCGAAAGAATCTTTGATAAAGGCGCATCAATCTCAAACAGAGATGCTAACTAAAGAAGCTCAAGGAGATCCAATAGAAGTAACACTTCTTACTGTGCATAGTCAAGACCATTTGATGACGAGTATATCCTTTACTGATTTAGCCAAAGAAATGGTTGATTTATATAAAGTGATTAATGGAAGGTAA